Proteins encoded in a region of the Penaeus vannamei isolate JL-2024 chromosome 30, ASM4276789v1, whole genome shotgun sequence genome:
- the LOC113817001 gene encoding uncharacterized protein, with protein sequence MVGGRRYMVSHLAPNCTLIHIIGATSTVSKSGRISQLVRYPRLYYPGSHCPGFHYPASTTPSRITPVYITPARTILVALPRLLCVIYVFAIRERCGYFLLDTVFTVVVTGSLVVFVWRGAWVFLDAVLFPTMPRYSAMGSMVLGMTVTLLVFAAQLVLIPYLRHVRKGVGKIVVEDAYHTICFVGDINMWRGVWMLLNIYLLPDMPVVSNFLTSVAGLVLLMCFYTSNSILVRGAVMDGAGEGSKGVTFPTQYFRFFYKRRLSEERQRPDFWVRGEEARSPLHISAPLESSLANKANGVCDGRGFGDGHSFTDGFGDGYNSGYSTNEERSPRPNSTFLGGGGGGDGASSGTRGSLSRNASDLQSQQTETPL encoded by the exons ATGGTCGGTGGTCGCCGTTACATGGTCAGCCACTTGGCTCCGAACTGCACACTGATACACATTATAGGTGCAA CCTCCACGGTATCTAAGAGTGGAAGGATTTCTCAGCTCGTGCGCTACCCTAGGCTGTATTACCCCGGTTCTCACTGCCCTGGGTTCCATTACCCTGCCAGTACAACCCCAAGCCGCATTACCCCGGTTTACATTACCCCGGCCAGGACTATACTGGTTGCACTACCTCGGCTGCTTTGTGTCATATACGTCTTTGCAATT AGGGAGCGCTGCGGGTACTTCCTCCTCGACACCGTGTTCACCGTGGTTGTAACCGGGTCTCTGGTTGTCTTCGTATGGCGCGGGGCCTGGGTGTTCCTGGACGCTGTGCTTTTCCCTACCATGCCGCGCTACTCGGCTATGGGCTCGATG GTGTTGGGCATGACGGTGACTCTGCTGGTGTTCGCCGCACAGCTGGTGCTGATCCCGTACCTCCGCCACGTGAGGAAGGGCGTCGGCAAGATCGTGGTCGAGGACGCCTACCACACCATCTGCTTCGTTGGCGACATCAACATGTGGAGGGGCGTGTGGATGCTCCTCAACATTTACCTCCTTCCAG ACATGCCCGTTGTCAGCAATTTCCTGACGTCGGTGGCTGGTCTGGTCTTGCTGATGTGCTTCTACACATCCAACTCCATCTTGGTGAGAGGCGCTGTGATGGATGGCGCGGGAGAAGGATCCAAGGGAGTTACATTCCCCACGCAGTACTTCAGATTCTTCTATAAG AGGCGGCTCAGCGAGGAGCGGCAGCGCCCCGACTTCTGGGTGCGGGGCGAGGAGGCGCGCTCGCCCCTGCACATCAGCGCGCCCCTCGAGTCCAGCCTCGCCAACAAGGCCAACGGCGTGTGCGACGGCCGCGGCTTCGGCGACGGCCACAGCTTCACCGACGGCTTCGGAGACGGCTACAACAGCGGCTACTCGACCAACGAGGAGCGGAGTCCTCGGCCCAACTCCACCTTCctcggaggcggcggaggcggcgacggCGCTTCCTCCGGGACGCGAGGATCCCTCAGCAGGAACGCCTCGGACCTCCAGTCGCAACAGACGGAGACGCCCTTGTAG